The sequence GTATTTTATAAATCAATACAAATCAATACATTACACTTAAGTTTGAACTTATTATTAAAAATAGGTTGATCTTTTGCTTATATTTCATTCTTATAGAGGTATAGTAAGAGCAGAGAGAATAATTATGCTATCACAACTAGAAAAAGCACAACAAGAATGGGGTGGTTCTCACTCTGTTATTGACTCATGGTTAGAAGAGCGCCAAGAATTATTGGTGCTATATTGCAAGTTAGTTGGATTACCTCCTTTTGACCGCAATGAACAAGCACTACCTGAGCAAGATCATATTCAAAAGTTTTGTCAGATTTTAATGGATTATTTATCGGCAGGACATTTCGAAATTTATAACGATATTGCTAAAGCGTGTGAAATAAAAGGCGAGCAAAGCTTAGCCTTAGCACAACAATTATACCCTAAAATATCAGCATCCACTGATATTGCTTTATCATTCAATGATAAATATGCCGAAACAAAACAAGGTAGTACACTACCAGATTTTGATTCGGAGCTTTCTCAACTAGGCCAAACCCTTGAGCAAAGGTTTGAATACAAAGATGAGCTAATTGATAACCTTTATTCAAATCACTAGCCCTCTTAGAATCAAACATAAAAAAAGCGAGAAATTTCATCTCGCTTTTTTTATGTTTGACTAAATAACAATTTAAAAATCATTATTTAGTCAATATAGCATTACTCACTAGCAGATTCTGCTTTAGCTGTTTCAGGCTGCTCTATTTCTAATAACTCTACTTCAAATACTAAAGCTGAATTAGCAGGAATTTTACCTAAATCACGTTCACCATAAGCAAGCTCTGAAGGGATTGTAAATTTAAATTTAGAACCAACATTCATTAACTGAACGCCTTCAGTCCAACCTTTGATCACTTGATTTAGTGGGAAAGTAGCAGGTTCATTACGTTTGTAAGAGCTATCAAACTCAGTACCATCAATTAAAGTACCCTTGTAATGTACTTTAACAATATCAGTTTTAGCAGGTTTATCACCTTCGCCTGTAGTGATTACTTGATACTGAAGGCCAGACTCAGTTGTTGTTACACCTTCAACTTTAGCATTATCAGCTAAAAATTTAATGCCTTCAGCTTTGCTTGCCTCAGCTGCTAATTTAGCTGCTGCTGCTTTTTTCTCGTTAACTGATTTATCAAGTTCTGTTAAAACTTCTCTGATCTTAGCTTCATCAAGTTTAGAGTTTCCAGCAAGTGCATCTCTAAAGCCTTGAATTAAAAGTTCTTGCTCTAAAGCAAAACCAAGCTCATTTTTATCAGCTAAATCTTTATTTAAAAATACACCAACTGATGCACCAATACCGTATGCTTGCTGTTGTGCTGGCGTTTCTAATTTAACTTCAGCAACAACTTCTGTTTTTTGAGCAGCTTCTTGATTACAAGCTGTAAGCGCCAAAATAGAGGCTGCAAGTAGTGATAATTTCATTGTTTTTTTCATTATTGTCTCCGGCAAATGAAAGTTGCCATTTTCATAGAACTTAACTAATTTAAAATAACGGCTAACCAATATATTTAACTCAATTGAAAGCACGAACTTCAAATATGATGATATTTAATATACAAAAGTCATTTCTCATCTGAATAATTCAATTGACGAGAAACGAAGCTACTTGCACAATGAGTTTTACAAATGCATTGTGAGAGTAGCCTAAAGCCAAATCGCTCCTTAGTCTAACCTCTTGCACAGCAAGAGTTAAGGAAAAACATACATAATATGACCATAAATCGACCTTTATTTCACTTACTTTTCGTAATTTTGCTTACTTCGTGCAGCTCAGAAGAAAAGTTACCCGATAATGCCATAGAACATGCAGTAGAAGGAGCTTATGCAGCAAGTATTTCAGATGACGCAAATTACAGTGTAATCTCCTCCATGCATCATGGTCTTGCGTTATGGGATCTCAAAAAGAATGCTTTAAAATATCAATGGAATCATCTTAATGATAAAGAAAACCTAAAACTCAATGCAGAGTCAAACTTAGATGAATGGCTTGCGCAAGATAATTCAGGCAACTTAGTGCTTACTACTGATATATCATTTGATAGTAAAATTGCGGTCACTGCAGATAAAGAAAATTTTGCCCTTTGGAGCATAAAAACAGGTAAAAATATTGGTTTTTGGAAAGTAAAAGATTCTAATATAAGGGATATCGCTTTAAGCAACCAAGGTCGTTATATTTTATATGGTAAAAGTAATGGCATTGCTGTACATATCAATGTGCTCTCAGGTAAACGTATTGAATTTTTAGGCCATCAAGAAAAAATAAACGCGGTAGATTTATCACCAAATGGCTATTTTGCACTCACTGGTTCTAATGATTATGCAGCTTATTTATGGGACACACGCACAGGTCAAGTGATCCATAGATTTAACCACCCAAGCAGGGTGACTCAAGTAAAGTTAGACCCTAAAGGCCGTTATGCTTTTACTGCTGATAGTAAAAAACAAGCACGTATATGGGATTTACAAACAGGTGATATGATCTCTAATTTACAGTATTTAAGTAGGCAACAAATTTTTAGCGCCGTTCGTTTTAGTGCTGATGGCAATTTGTTAGCAACAGGTGCCCCCTCAAGAAAACTTGCTTTGTGGGATGTCAAAACTGGCGAGCAATTAAAAAAATGGCAGGTAAGTCCAAGAAAAGGTTCTCGCCCTAAATCTGCAGTCGTGTATGATGTCGCTTTTACACAAGATGGTCAGTCTCTTATTACTGAAAGTTCCAGTGGTTTAGCTGAAACTTGGACCATACCTAAAAACCTAAAATGAGCATTTTTAAACTATGAGTGCATTAGAAGATAGAGTAAATGAACTGGAAGCTAAAATAGCTTTCCAAGATGAAACAATTGATATTTTAAATGATGAATTAAAAATGCATCAGCAATTAATAGCTAAAATACAAAGACAAACAGAACTTTTAGCTGAAAAAGTGAAAGAGTCTCAAAATTTAGAGCTAGGCTCAGAACCACAAATAGAGCCGCCGCCGCCCCATTACTAAAGAATTCGGTTTCGCATCATTATTTAAGGCCACTACCAAGCATATTTATAAATTTTTGCAACTAAATAGTAATATGTTCAAAGCCAATACGTTTAGCTTTGGTAACAAGTAGCTTTTAATAAAACCCCGTAGCAGAATTACTCGGGATTAAATACGCCAATAACTTGCTCAAATTGGCGTGTTGAAGCTTGAACAGCTTCTTTTGGTTGTGTCATTATATGATGACATTGCACACACTCAACTTTTTCTACGTCATTCTCTTTATACAGCATCATAGTATCCATCGAATTACATTCTGGACAGGTAGCACCCGCAATAAAACGCTTTTTCTGTTTCATTTTTATTTACTCTCATATTTAACTCTTGGTATTTTACTCCTTATTTCATAAGTCTGATATACTCAGCAGCCATTTTTATGCTTTATTAAGAGTTATTACTGCAACATGATTCAAATTACCCAACTAGAGCTACTACGAGGCGGTAAAAGCCTATTAAAAGATGCCAATGCCACTTTATATCCAAAACATAAAGTAGGTCTAGTGGGCGCTAATGGTTGCGGTAAGTCTAGCTTATTTGCCTTACTACAAGGTAAATTACATGCTGACTCTGGTGATTGTTTAATTCCCAAAGACTGGGAAATATCTTCAGTTAAACAAGAAACTCCCGCTCTAGAAATATCCGCTTTAGAATATGTATTACAAGGCCATAAAAAATATTATGTATTACATGAAGCCTTAGCTTTAGCTGAAAAGAATGGCGATGGTGAAGCTCAAGCCAAAATACACTTACAACTCGAAATCGTAGGTGGTTATGGCATAGAATCTAAAGCAGGTGAATTATTACATGGCTTAGGCTTTACTAATGAACAACTTACATCACCTGTTAGTTCATTTTCTGGTGGTTGGAGAATGCGTCTTAATTTAGCACAAGCGTTAATCCATCCATCTGATTTATTATTACTCGATGAACCAACAAACCATTTAGATTTAGATGCTGTTTATTGGTTAGAACGCTTTTTAAAATCTTATACAGGCACTTTAGTTTTAATATCTCATGATAGAGAGTTTCTTGATGCAGTAATTGATGAGATTTGGCAAATTTCAAATCAAAAAGTCAATGTCTACAAAGGACACTACTCTCAGTTTGAACGCCAAAAAGCCGAACGATTAGCGCAACAACAAGCAAGTTATGAAAAACAACAAGAGCAAATAGCCCATTTAGAAAAGTTCATCACCCGCTTTAAAGCAAAAGCAACCAAAGCAAAACAAGCACAAAGCCGTGTTAAAGCCATTGAACGTATGGAAAAGCTCGCCCCAGCCCATGTAGACTCTCCATTTAATTTTGAATTTTCAGAGCCTACAGCATTACCTAACCCTTTATTAACACTAGATAAAGCAAAGGCAGGTTATGGTGACGTCACTATCTTAAATAACATTAAGCTAAACTTAGTGCCAGGTAGCAGAATCGCATTACTGGGCCGAAATGGCGCAGGTAAATCTACTTTAATTAAGTTATTATCTGGTGATTTAAGCCCACAAAGTGGCGAGGTATTTCAACACAAAGGCCTTAATATAGGCTACTTTGCGCAGCATCAGCTAGAGTCTTTAGATTTAAACGCCAGTGCAATTTTACATTTACAGCGCTTAAACCCTAAAGCGACAGAACAAAGCTTAAGAGACTTCTTGGGCGGCTTTGCATTTATGGGAGATCAAGCAACATCACCGGTAGCGCCTTTTTCAGGTGGTGAAAAAGCACGCTTAGTATTAGCTATGCTAGTTTACCAAAAGCCTAACTTACTCTTACTTGATGAGCCAACTAACCATCTTGATTTAGAAATGCGTCATGCCTTAGTTATGGCATTACAAGGCTTTGAAGGCGCTATGGTCACTGTCTCTCATGATCGTCACTTACTAAAAAATACAGCCGATGAATTTTATTTAGTAGATCAAGGCACAGTTACACCTTTTGGTTATGATGTTGAAGCATATTATCAATGGCTAATGAACGCTAAAAAAGATACGACAGCTGAAGCAGAAAACATTAAAGATGAAGCTGAAAGTAAATCCGTCAATAGAAAAGAGCAAAAACGCTTAGAAGCTGAGTTTAGAAAATCTGTTCAACCAATTAAAAAGCTAATAACTTCTTTAGAGAAAAAGCTAGATACACTGTCTATTGAACAAGATGAAATCGAAAGCGCGCTTGCCGATAACGATTTATATCAAGAAGATAATAAAGCGAAATTAAATACTTTATTAGAAAAACAAGCTAAATGTGTGCCTATGCTAAATGATGTGGAAGAGCAGTTATTAGAGCAATTAGAATTACTTGAAGAAAAAGAGTCTGCTTTTAATGATTCACTCTAACAATAATGAATTACAGAAAGTAAGTGCCGAAGATTTTTGGCACTTTTCTTGTGATCTTTATAGTAAAAATGAACTGTATAAAAAAGATAAACAAGAATACTCATTGCTCGAACTACAAAATAAATTCAATAAGAATGTCAATATATGCCTGTTAATGCTGTATTTAGATAAACTGAACATCTCAATTTGCCAAAATACTTTGTATAAATTAATTGTAGCTATTTCAGAGTTTGAAAAAAATTACTTATTACCGCTAAGAGCTTTAAGGCTAAGACTAAAAGCAGAAAAATCCGACATTTCACTCTACGCAAAAATGCGTCAGACATTACTTGATTCGGAACTGTTAATGGAAAAACATCAACAATCTCAATTAATAAATGCACTTAAGAATTATGAAACCTCACCAAAAAAAGACATTGATAACCTGCAACTTTACCTAAGTTTTAATATGGCGTAATACAAATTAAAATTCTTTATGCCCACTTCCTACTGATGAAAAACTGATCTAAATCAAAGTCTGCTCCCACTCTTAATTCAATGCTAATAGAATTTGATCTATATCATATTTTACTTAACCATAATGCCTTAATCTAAGTTTGTTCACAGATTAGGAGAATAACCATGTCAGTTTTTTTTAGAGATTTTTTTAGCGACCCAGTTCTATTTTTGTCTTTCGGTTTTCTTGCTACTGTAATCGGAATTTGTATTTTCTTTGCATTCTTTTTTATGAAGAAAATAAATGAAGCTTCACCCCAGTGATATTCCAGTTATCCTCACAATAGTGAATAACAGGTCAATAATTAAGCACGACGCACTAAAGGGCCATTTCAAGTTTACTTGGATTGGTCCTTTATATCTTTATGGTTACCAGTTAAACTAATTACGTATTTTATTAATCTTATTTAAAACATAATGAGCAGTCACTTTCGTCCAGCTTGGTGGATGGTAAATAAACACGCACAAACTATTTTACCGCGTTTTTTTCGCCCAAAACTAAAACTTACTTATCAATTAGAATCGCTTAGCACACCTGATCAAGATTTTATTGAACTTGCTTGGGGCTGCCCTATTGCAAAAAATGATACCAAACCATTAGCTATCATCTTTCATGGACTTGAAGGTAATATTCATAGCTTTTATGCTAAAGGCATGATGAAAGCCATGCAAGATAACGGGTTTGATACCGTACTCATGCACTTTAGAAATTGCTCAGCTGCGCCAAATAAAACTGCACGCGCTTATCATAGCGGCGAAACATCTGACGCAAGGTTTTTAATAACACACTTAAAAGAACA is a genomic window of Pseudoalteromonas sp. '520P1 No. 423' containing:
- the fkpA gene encoding FKBP-type peptidyl-prolyl cis-trans isomerase, with the translated sequence MKKTMKLSLLAASILALTACNQEAAQKTEVVAEVKLETPAQQQAYGIGASVGVFLNKDLADKNELGFALEQELLIQGFRDALAGNSKLDEAKIREVLTELDKSVNEKKAAAAKLAAEASKAEGIKFLADNAKVEGVTTTESGLQYQVITTGEGDKPAKTDIVKVHYKGTLIDGTEFDSSYKRNEPATFPLNQVIKGWTEGVQLMNVGSKFKFTIPSELAYGERDLGKIPANSALVFEVELLEIEQPETAKAESASE
- a CDS encoding SlyX family protein, which gives rise to MSALEDRVNELEAKIAFQDETIDILNDELKMHQQLIAKIQRQTELLAEKVKESQNLELGSEPQIEPPPPHY
- a CDS encoding WD40 repeat domain-containing protein, with amino-acid sequence MTINRPLFHLLFVILLTSCSSEEKLPDNAIEHAVEGAYAASISDDANYSVISSMHHGLALWDLKKNALKYQWNHLNDKENLKLNAESNLDEWLAQDNSGNLVLTTDISFDSKIAVTADKENFALWSIKTGKNIGFWKVKDSNIRDIALSNQGRYILYGKSNGIAVHINVLSGKRIEFLGHQEKINAVDLSPNGYFALTGSNDYAAYLWDTRTGQVIHRFNHPSRVTQVKLDPKGRYAFTADSKKQARIWDLQTGDMISNLQYLSRQQIFSAVRFSADGNLLATGAPSRKLALWDVKTGEQLKKWQVSPRKGSRPKSAVVYDVAFTQDGQSLITESSSGLAETWTIPKNLK
- a CDS encoding Rsd/AlgQ family anti-sigma factor; translation: MLSQLEKAQQEWGGSHSVIDSWLEERQELLVLYCKLVGLPPFDRNEQALPEQDHIQKFCQILMDYLSAGHFEIYNDIAKACEIKGEQSLALAQQLYPKISASTDIALSFNDKYAETKQGSTLPDFDSELSQLGQTLEQRFEYKDELIDNLYSNH
- a CDS encoding ATP-binding cassette domain-containing protein, encoding MIQITQLELLRGGKSLLKDANATLYPKHKVGLVGANGCGKSSLFALLQGKLHADSGDCLIPKDWEISSVKQETPALEISALEYVLQGHKKYYVLHEALALAEKNGDGEAQAKIHLQLEIVGGYGIESKAGELLHGLGFTNEQLTSPVSSFSGGWRMRLNLAQALIHPSDLLLLDEPTNHLDLDAVYWLERFLKSYTGTLVLISHDREFLDAVIDEIWQISNQKVNVYKGHYSQFERQKAERLAQQQASYEKQQEQIAHLEKFITRFKAKATKAKQAQSRVKAIERMEKLAPAHVDSPFNFEFSEPTALPNPLLTLDKAKAGYGDVTILNNIKLNLVPGSRIALLGRNGAGKSTLIKLLSGDLSPQSGEVFQHKGLNIGYFAQHQLESLDLNASAILHLQRLNPKATEQSLRDFLGGFAFMGDQATSPVAPFSGGEKARLVLAMLVYQKPNLLLLDEPTNHLDLEMRHALVMALQGFEGAMVTVSHDRHLLKNTADEFYLVDQGTVTPFGYDVEAYYQWLMNAKKDTTAEAENIKDEAESKSVNRKEQKRLEAEFRKSVQPIKKLITSLEKKLDTLSIEQDEIESALADNDLYQEDNKAKLNTLLEKQAKCVPMLNDVEEQLLEQLELLEEKESAFNDSL
- a CDS encoding YheV family putative zinc ribbon protein gives rise to the protein MKQKKRFIAGATCPECNSMDTMMLYKENDVEKVECVQCHHIMTQPKEAVQASTRQFEQVIGVFNPE
- a CDS encoding TIGR02444 family protein, with the translated sequence MIHSNNNELQKVSAEDFWHFSCDLYSKNELYKKDKQEYSLLELQNKFNKNVNICLLMLYLDKLNISICQNTLYKLIVAISEFEKNYLLPLRALRLRLKAEKSDISLYAKMRQTLLDSELLMEKHQQSQLINALKNYETSPKKDIDNLQLYLSFNMA